A genomic region of Gemmata massiliana contains the following coding sequences:
- a CDS encoding exosortase/archaeosortase family protein, producing MSSASPSPSRSGSALAAEVVRTPGWIAALVALVGVLVFVYAALFRYCYGEWLKPDYSHGFLVPFFAAYLAWRWRSWAPERVRWPEPWGLAFLAVGGGLFVVFGDRNVGKEWMQGLSFVLNLCGVTLLLGGWKALRWLWPALAFLLFMFPLPWRVEHALGWQLQKVASIASEFVLQTIGYPTYREGIILHVKDHVLRVEEACSGLSMLLTFAALATGMAMLVQRPWLDRGLILVSAVPVAVLSNVLRIALTGVLYNEAGKELGDRVFHDFAGWMMMPLALAVLWGELKLLDWVFVDEGGKASREEMLKMNSANPAYLIMTAPAPGKGSTRAPAALPTAAQPAKSAAVPQPAPSEGASR from the coding sequence TCGCACGCCCGGCTGGATCGCGGCCCTGGTCGCGCTCGTCGGGGTTTTGGTGTTCGTTTACGCCGCTCTGTTCCGGTACTGTTACGGGGAGTGGCTGAAACCGGACTATTCGCACGGGTTCCTCGTGCCGTTCTTCGCGGCGTACCTGGCGTGGCGCTGGCGCTCGTGGGCGCCCGAGCGCGTCCGCTGGCCGGAACCGTGGGGGCTCGCGTTCCTCGCGGTCGGCGGCGGGCTGTTCGTCGTATTCGGCGACCGCAACGTCGGTAAAGAGTGGATGCAGGGGCTGTCGTTCGTGCTGAACCTGTGCGGCGTAACTCTACTTTTGGGCGGGTGGAAGGCGCTCCGCTGGCTGTGGCCGGCGCTCGCGTTCCTGCTGTTCATGTTCCCGCTGCCCTGGCGGGTCGAGCACGCCCTTGGCTGGCAGCTCCAGAAGGTCGCGTCGATCGCGTCCGAGTTCGTACTTCAAACCATTGGGTACCCGACGTACCGTGAGGGGATCATCCTGCACGTGAAAGACCACGTGCTGCGGGTCGAGGAAGCGTGCAGCGGGCTGAGCATGCTGCTCACGTTCGCCGCGCTCGCGACCGGGATGGCGATGCTCGTGCAGCGCCCGTGGCTCGATCGCGGGCTGATCCTCGTGTCGGCCGTGCCCGTCGCGGTGCTCTCGAACGTGTTGCGGATCGCGCTCACCGGGGTGCTGTATAACGAAGCCGGTAAGGAACTCGGGGACCGCGTGTTCCACGACTTCGCGGGGTGGATGATGATGCCCCTGGCGCTGGCCGTGTTGTGGGGCGAGTTGAAGCTCCTGGACTGGGTGTTCGTGGACGAGGGCGGAAAGGCGAGCCGCGAGGAAATGCTCAAAATGAATTCGGCGAACCCGGCATACCTCATCATGACCGCGCCCGCACCAGGGAAGGGCAGCACGCGGGCACCCGCCGCACTCCCGACCGCGGCGCAGCCGGCAAAGTCCGCCGCGGTTCCCCAACCGGCCCCGTCCGAGGGGGCGAGTCGGTGA